In the genome of Hemitrygon akajei unplaced genomic scaffold, sHemAka1.3 Scf000175, whole genome shotgun sequence, one region contains:
- the LOC140724232 gene encoding NACHT, LRR and PYD domains-containing protein 3-like, with amino-acid sequence MATGGKLNRVQKVLKRLLPGNSSRKDDRDTGSKVPKQGQIESNVPMECGPAAEEEEQIQPRDSDVRDTERDPGTGTSEATACQPRDSDVRDTEQDPGTSTSEATACQLGNSLNTELSSAQQGVEPEFTISDLLAEGGEYRLYQLTKFYRNRLKHAIEEKVERLGWMLTKEGHFSREENEKVTELTEKGNRTESSRLFLSLVMGKGSRARRAMWESFVMWRTELPKLDRILREIQELGPDPEEYINIAQGLSELPTELTDVQQKHKETLRAQTETLRVNTILMREKVKVFQLVDRYAELTVISTLRDWTLVEHELLARGRDHEDYRQKHLRRELEKIRTDQLFQSSFSRSKSKSGSSAAVAGVPGIGKTTMVQKIVNDWATGKIYQQFQFVFSFKFRDLNTINCTINLSNLVLFFYPYLGNVLKSLWKNPEGMLFIFDGLDEFNDTIDFADSRRNTDPQDSCTDPEFRCKVSDIVYSLIQGKLLPGCSVLVTTRPTVLHLLKKAKIGVWAEILGFVGEERKEYFNRHFEDQTVAAAVFKHVHENEILYTMSYNPSYCWILALTLGPFFTQRVRDPQRVPKTITQLYSYYIYNILKNHSREIERPRDVLLRVGQMAYRGVSEKKIVFADGDLIKFNLQPSQFLSGFLMELLEREDSAQSVVYTFPHLTIQEFVAAVAQFLTVHPEDILKFLTEAHKTKDGRFEVFLRFVAGLSNPMTARGLEEFLGPFPHQTTCRVIDWVKEEVKHQSRNTGDIGRRRLLNTLHYLFESQNRGLAQAALGSVETLSFSGMTLTPVDCAVLSHAIGLCDTIKHLNLENCHIQCEGIQRLGPGLHKCQELRLGKNNLGDSGVKLVLSALRNPECKIQKLGLRDVGLTDSGAEDLVSALSTNPSLTVLDLSENKLGDSGVKLVSAALRNPECKIQKLW; translated from the exons atggctacAG GTGGGAAATTAAATCGGGTACAGAAAGTACTCAAGAGGCTTTTACCAGGCAACTCATCGAGGAAAGATGATCGAGACACGGGAAGCAAGGTtccaaagcagggtcagattgagagcaatgtcccaatggaatgcggtccggccgcagaggaggaggagcaaattcagcccagagacagtgatgtCAGAGACACTGAAagggaccctggaaccggcacaagtgaggcgactgcctgtcagcccagagacagtgacgtcagagacactgagcaggaccctggaaccagcacaagtgaggcgactgcctgtcagctcggAAACTCATTAAACACGGAATTGTCAAGTGCCCAACAGGGAGTGG agccagagtttacaatctccgacctcctggcagaggggggcgagtatcgactgtaccaactgaccaAGTTCTACAGGAACAGACTCAAACAtgcaattgaagaaaaggttgaaagactcggttggatgttgacaaaggagggacatttcagtagagaagaaaatgag aaagtcactgaactgacagagaagggaaaccggacagagagttccagactcttcctcagtttggtgatgggcaaaggctcccgggcccggagggcgatgtgggaatcctttgtgatgtggaggacagagttaccgaagttggacaggatactgagggaaatacaggagctcg gtcctgaccCAGAGGAATACATCAACATCGCACAAGGGTTGTCTGAGTTACCCACTGAACTGACAG atgttcaacagaaacacaaggagactctgcgggcacaaactgaaacactgagagtgaacacgatcctgatgagggagaaggtgaaggttttccagctggttgatcgatacgctgagctcacggtcatttctactcttCGAGATtggacactggtggaacatgagctgctggcaagaggcagagaccacgaggattaTAGACAGAAACATCTCCGCAgggagctggaaaaaatccggactgatcagttgttccagagcagcttttcccggagtaaatccaaatctgggagttcggcagcagtggccggagtcccagggatcgggaaaaccacaatggtacaaaagattgtaaATGACTGGGCCACGGGAAAAATTTACCAACAGTTCCAGTTCGTCTTCAGTTTCAAGTTCCGAGATTTAAACACGATCAATTGTACAATAAACCTCTCGAACCTGGTGCTGTTTTTCTATCCTTACCTCGGGAATGTCCTGAAATCActgtggaagaacccagagggaatgctatttatatttgatggtttggatgaattcaacgacacaattgattttgctgacagccggAGAAACACGGACCCTCAGGACTcttgcacagatcctgaattccggtgcaaggtgtctgacatagtgtacagtttaatccagggcaaactgctcccagggtgttcagtgctggtgaccacccgtcccactgtgTTACATTTATTGAAAAAGGCAAAGAtcggtgtctgggctgaaatcctgggatttgttggtgaggaacggaaggaatatttcaacaggcattttgaagatcagacggtggcagcagctgttttcaaacacgtgcatGAGAACGAGattctgtacaccatgagctacaacccctcctactgctggatcctcgctctgacactgggccccttcttcacacaaagagtcagggacccgcagagagttcccaagaccatcacccaactgtactcctactatatttacaacatcctgaaaaaccacagccgtgagattgagagaccccgtgatgtgttactcagggtgggtcagatggcctacagaggagtttccgagaagaagattgtgtttgcagacggagatttgatcaagttcaatctgcagccttcccagttcctgtccgggttcctgatggagcttttggagagagaggattctgcccagagcgtggtgtacacattcccacacctcaccattcaagagtttgtagctgcagtcgcacaattcctgactgTACATCCcgaggatatcctgaaattcctcactgaagcccacaagacaaaagatgggcgatttgaggtatttctccgttttgttgctggtctctccaacccaatgacagctcggggcctggaggagtttctgggtccatttcctcatcaaacaacctgccgggtgattgattgggtgaaggaggaggttaaacaccAGAGTAGAAACACGGGTGACATTGGTAGAAGGagactcctgaacacattgcactacctgtttgagtctcagaatcgtggactggctcaggccgcactgggatctgtggaaacactgtcattcagtggaatgacactgaccccggttgactgcgcggtcctgtctcatgccatcggactctgtgatacaataaaacatctCAACCTGgagaactgccacattcagtgtgaaggaatccagcggctgggacccgggctgcacaagtgccaggagttgag